One Eubacteriales bacterium mix99 genomic window carries:
- the ftsH gene encoding ATP-dependent zinc metalloprotease FtsH, producing the protein MRKFLRGPGFYLILLIVIILVVAMSDIGGSQERLSYPELLQGIKDGKISHLMTNERMVVGLRKGSSIPVESFPDKYDFESYIPNSSIFDRDVRLIEAEKLKTNPEDITSDQFSFKWDPQAVPEAPWWLSLLPFVIMIGVFVIFWFVFMQQAQGGGNKVMTFGKSRARVHQDEKHHITFENVAGADEEKDELREIVEFLKNPRKFIELGARIPKGVLLVGPPGTGKTLLAKAVSGEAGVPFFSISGSDFVEMFVGVGASRVRDLFEQAKRSAPCIIFIDEIDAVGRHRGAGLGGGHDEREQTLNQLLVEMDGFAVNEGIIILAATNRPDILDPALLRPGRFDRRVVVGVPDVKGREEIIKVHSKGKPLGPEVDLKVLAQRTPGFTGADIENMMNEAAILAARRSKKEIGMNEIEEAITRVIAGPEKKSRIFTEKDKRLVAYHEAGHAVVARLLPNADPVHQVSIVPRGQAGGYTLTLPKEDRNFVSRDELETEITKLLGGRVAEHLVLKDISTGASNDLQRASQIARKMVTEYGMSDSLGPITYGSDQDEIFIGRDLGHTRMYSEEVACRIDEEVKKIIGDAYNKAEKLLKDNIDRLHRVAAALLEKEKLESDEFEAAFAAG; encoded by the coding sequence TTGAGGAAATTTTTAAGAGGCCCGGGCTTTTATCTGATTCTATTGATTGTGATTATACTCGTTGTTGCAATGTCCGACATCGGAGGGTCGCAGGAACGATTGTCATATCCGGAGCTGCTGCAGGGGATCAAGGACGGGAAGATCTCCCACCTGATGACCAACGAACGTATGGTGGTGGGCCTGCGCAAGGGATCATCCATTCCTGTGGAGAGCTTTCCGGATAAATATGATTTTGAATCCTATATTCCGAACAGCAGTATTTTTGACAGGGATGTACGCCTGATTGAGGCGGAAAAGCTGAAGACGAATCCGGAGGATATCACCTCCGATCAATTCAGCTTCAAATGGGATCCGCAGGCGGTTCCCGAGGCGCCATGGTGGCTGAGTCTTTTGCCTTTTGTCATCATGATTGGTGTGTTTGTTATTTTCTGGTTTGTTTTCATGCAGCAGGCCCAGGGCGGCGGCAACAAGGTGATGACGTTCGGCAAGAGCCGTGCTAGGGTCCATCAGGATGAAAAGCACCATATCACATTTGAAAATGTTGCCGGTGCAGATGAGGAAAAGGACGAGCTGCGGGAGATTGTTGAATTTTTGAAGAATCCCAGGAAGTTTATCGAGCTGGGAGCCAGGATTCCCAAGGGTGTTCTGCTGGTCGGCCCTCCCGGGACCGGAAAGACACTGCTGGCCAAGGCGGTGTCCGGGGAAGCCGGAGTTCCGTTCTTCAGCATCAGCGGCTCCGATTTTGTGGAGATGTTTGTCGGTGTCGGGGCTTCCAGGGTCCGGGACCTGTTTGAGCAGGCAAAGAGAAGCGCACCCTGCATCATATTCATTGATGAAATTGATGCCGTGGGACGTCACAGAGGCGCAGGACTGGGCGGCGGCCACGATGAAAGGGAGCAGACGCTGAATCAGCTGCTGGTGGAGATGGACGGATTTGCTGTCAACGAGGGGATCATTATTCTGGCAGCTACCAACCGTCCGGATATTCTGGATCCGGCTCTGCTTCGGCCAGGACGTTTCGATCGCAGGGTTGTGGTCGGAGTGCCGGATGTCAAGGGCAGGGAAGAGATCATAAAGGTTCATTCTAAAGGCAAGCCACTGGGTCCCGAAGTGGATCTGAAGGTGCTGGCACAGCGTACACCGGGATTTACCGGAGCGGATATTGAGAACATGATGAACGAGGCGGCCATTCTTGCTGCACGGAGAAGCAAAAAGGAAATCGGAATGAATGAGATCGAAGAGGCCATCACCCGTGTCATTGCCGGACCGGAGAAGAAAAGCCGGATCTTTACCGAAAAGGACAAACGACTGGTTGCCTACCATGAAGCAGGGCATGCCGTTGTGGCAAGACTGCTTCCCAATGCGGATCCGGTGCATCAGGTGTCCATTGTGCCCAGAGGACAGGCAGGCGGCTATACGCTGACCCTGCCGAAGGAAGACAGGAACTTTGTTTCCCGTGACGAACTGGAGACGGAGATCACCAAGCTGCTGGGCGGCCGGGTGGCGGAACATCTGGTATTGAAGGATATCAGTACAGGCGCTTCCAACGATCTTCAGAGAGCCAGCCAGATTGCCAGAAAGATGGTTACGGAATATGGCATGAGCGACAGTCTGGGACCCATTACGTACGGTTCCGATCAGGATGAGATCTTTATCGGAAGGGATCTGGGGCATACCCGCATGTACAGTGAAGAGGTGGCATGCCGCATTGATGAAGAAGTCAAGAAGATCATTGGGGATGCTTACAACAAGGCGGAAAAGCTATTGAAGGACAACATTGACCGGCTGCACCGGGTGGCCGCAGCTCTTTTGGAGAAGGAAAAGCTGGAGTCCGATGAGTTTGAAGCGGCTTTCGCAGCCGGCTAA
- a CDS encoding RecX family transcriptional regulator yields MSRILHMEPRPRKKGSYLLTLDDGRIIPVHEEVIVKYKLRSDMEVEDGSLQQWILEADTKMAYDQSLHYLQYRARSRKQMCDYLVRKGFGKEVIEAAADKLEGYHFLDDADYAARYIRDKKSGKPMGRRRMTQELKSKGISEEIAQTAVEGYPEEEEREQALRLGKTCAKRYRDLPAEEFRIKVGRTLQRRGFDWDTVRHVLRCLQEEEERQDRS; encoded by the coding sequence TTGAGTAGAATACTGCATATGGAGCCGCGTCCGCGGAAAAAGGGCAGCTATCTGCTGACGCTGGATGACGGGAGAATCATTCCGGTTCATGAGGAAGTCATTGTAAAATATAAGCTGAGATCCGACATGGAGGTGGAAGACGGTTCGTTGCAGCAGTGGATTCTGGAGGCGGATACCAAAATGGCTTACGATCAGTCCCTGCATTATCTTCAATACCGGGCCAGAAGCCGAAAGCAGATGTGTGACTATCTGGTCCGAAAGGGATTCGGGAAAGAAGTCATTGAGGCAGCAGCGGACAAGCTGGAAGGATATCATTTTCTGGACGATGCGGATTATGCCGCCCGTTATATCCGGGATAAAAAATCCGGAAAACCCATGGGCAGACGGCGCATGACCCAGGAACTGAAAAGTAAGGGGATATCGGAAGAAATTGCGCAGACCGCCGTGGAAGGGTATCCGGAGGAGGAAGAGCGGGAACAGGCGCTCCGGTTGGGGAAAACCTGTGCCAAAAGGTACCGCGACCTTCCTGCGGAGGAATTCCGCATCAAGGTCGGACGGACCCTGCAGCGCAGGGGCTTTGACTGGGACACCGTGCGGCATGTGCTGCGCTGCCTGCAGGAGGAGGAAGAAAGACAGGACAGAAGTTAA
- a CDS encoding Rib/alpha-like domain-containing protein, producing the protein MNRLRWRKHCLRRNILLLCGAGILVILCVFIGFRPGVIPSVRVEAGEKLEESQFLRNGNRKCRFLTDIQALDTSAPGNYSIRIQIGEKIHTSQLKVMDTVAPKVTVRDQWALLGETLDPKSFIEKIHDATATSVQFKGTPDTSRPGEQDVTLVVEDRGKNRAERRATLTVLDVQGKVTREAGTSLDVTIDNFLPGDTDYEAFLVSDLSAVNTGKPGLYSVQLNIDGKVLTGNIEIVDTTPPTADAAAGTVWLGDQPEAKTFVKNIRDVTGVTARFKEDYDFTEEGKKKAVVVLTDTSGNESEVPVSIRVRKDTEPPVISGAYDRQVAMGETISYKKNIEVTDNRDTDLTFEVDNSKVNLKQEGTYPVIYSAQDAAGNRASRKITVTVKQAAVSQEQVNELCDSILAKITKETMPKKEKAHAIYEWSRGNISYTGDSDKSDWLAEAYRGMTRKQGDCFTYFSVSKAMLTRVGIENMDITRVGGKTRHYWSLISCGDGWYHFDSCPNKDHKETFMMTDQEVEKFTRLRGNHYYTYDKTRYPRTPAK; encoded by the coding sequence ATGAATCGACTAAGATGGCGTAAGCACTGTTTAAGGCGGAATATTCTGCTCCTTTGCGGGGCAGGCATCCTCGTGATTCTGTGTGTTTTCATTGGATTCCGGCCGGGAGTCATTCCGTCCGTCCGGGTAGAGGCGGGCGAAAAGCTGGAGGAGAGTCAGTTTTTACGAAACGGAAACCGGAAGTGCAGGTTTTTGACGGATATCCAGGCTCTGGACACCAGCGCTCCGGGTAATTATTCCATACGGATCCAAATCGGGGAAAAGATACATACCTCCCAACTGAAGGTAATGGACACTGTGGCGCCGAAAGTAACGGTAAGAGATCAATGGGCGCTTCTTGGCGAAACATTGGATCCGAAGTCGTTTATTGAAAAGATTCACGATGCCACTGCGACTTCGGTTCAGTTCAAAGGCACGCCGGATACTTCCCGCCCGGGAGAGCAGGATGTGACACTGGTTGTGGAGGACAGGGGAAAGAACCGGGCGGAAAGAAGAGCAACGCTTACTGTGCTGGATGTTCAGGGCAAGGTAACCCGGGAGGCCGGGACGTCGCTGGATGTAACCATAGATAATTTTCTTCCGGGAGACACGGATTATGAAGCTTTCCTGGTCTCGGATCTCTCTGCCGTGAACACGGGCAAGCCGGGACTCTATTCGGTGCAGCTGAATATTGATGGAAAAGTTCTCACCGGAAACATTGAAATCGTGGATACGACTCCTCCGACAGCGGATGCCGCTGCGGGAACGGTGTGGCTTGGGGATCAGCCGGAGGCAAAGACATTTGTGAAAAATATCCGGGATGTCACCGGGGTGACCGCCCGTTTCAAAGAGGATTATGATTTTACAGAAGAGGGAAAGAAGAAAGCTGTTGTCGTACTCACGGACACTTCGGGAAATGAAAGTGAGGTTCCCGTATCGATTCGGGTGAGGAAGGATACCGAGCCGCCGGTGATTTCAGGGGCGTATGACCGGCAGGTCGCAATGGGTGAAACCATATCCTATAAAAAGAACATTGAAGTGACGGATAACCGGGATACGGATCTGACCTTTGAAGTGGACAACAGCAAGGTCAACCTGAAGCAGGAAGGCACCTATCCGGTGATCTATTCCGCACAGGATGCGGCGGGCAATCGGGCCAGCCGGAAGATCACCGTAACGGTAAAACAGGCGGCTGTTTCTCAGGAGCAGGTCAATGAGCTGTGTGATTCGATTCTGGCAAAGATCACAAAGGAAACGATGCCGAAGAAGGAAAAAGCCCATGCCATTTATGAGTGGTCCAGGGGAAACATCAGCTATACCGGTGATTCAGATAAATCAGACTGGCTGGCGGAGGCCTATCGGGGTATGACCAGAAAGCAGGGCGACTGCTTCACTTATTTTTCCGTCTCCAAAGCCATGCTGACCAGAGTGGGGATTGAGAATATGGACATTACCCGGGTCGGTGGCAAAACACGGCATTACTGGAGTCTGATCAGCTGCGGCGACGGATGGTATCATTTTGATTCCTGCCCGAATAAAGACCATAAAGAGACGTTTATGATGACAGACCAGGAAGTGGAGAAGTTTACCAGACTCCGTGGCAATCATTATTATACCTATGATAAAACCAGGTATCCCCGGACGCCGGCAAAGTGA
- a CDS encoding amino acid racemase — protein sequence MKRLGVIGGLGPAASAYFYELVIRMTQAETDQEHLDMILFSRPSIPDRTDYILGKSRENPAGPMVEAGKQLAGLNVDYIAIPCITAHYFYEELEKEIRVPIVHAVRETAWYCRNHGILRAGLLATDGTIQSNLFQKEMEDCGIQVLLPDPEHQGMVMDLIYKDVKAGQPVEWDKFRSVSGQLRRQGAEVMILGCSELSLLKRNCEIGAGCLDTMEVLAMRSIQLCGARLKKEYEAGLVRVSSDPYVR from the coding sequence ATGAAGCGGCTGGGAGTAATCGGAGGCCTTGGGCCCGCTGCATCGGCCTATTTTTATGAGCTTGTCATCCGGATGACGCAGGCAGAGACAGATCAGGAGCATTTGGATATGATTCTTTTCAGCCGTCCTTCCATACCGGACCGGACGGATTATATCCTGGGAAAAAGCAGGGAAAACCCGGCAGGCCCCATGGTCGAGGCGGGAAAGCAGCTGGCGGGCCTGAACGTGGATTATATCGCCATTCCCTGCATAACGGCCCATTATTTTTATGAGGAACTGGAAAAGGAGATCAGGGTCCCGATTGTTCATGCGGTCCGGGAGACTGCCTGGTATTGCAGGAATCACGGGATCCTCCGGGCAGGTCTTCTGGCAACGGACGGAACTATCCAAAGCAATTTGTTCCAGAAGGAGATGGAGGATTGCGGGATCCAGGTCCTCCTGCCGGATCCGGAGCATCAGGGCATGGTAATGGATCTCATCTATAAAGATGTAAAGGCCGGTCAGCCGGTCGAATGGGATAAGTTCCGGTCGGTATCGGGGCAGCTTCGCCGGCAGGGGGCAGAGGTGATGATTCTTGGCTGTTCGGAGCTGTCCCTGCTGAAGCGGAATTGCGAAATCGGTGCGGGCTGTCTGGATACCATGGAGGTATTGGCCATGCGCTCCATTCAGCTGTGTGGAGCAAGACTGAAAAAGGAATATGAGGCGGGGCTTGTCCGGGTGTCATCGGATCCTTATGTCCGATAG
- a CDS encoding amino acid adenylation domain-containing protein gives MQKNVMEYLEQTVRRVPDKTAYANETYGITFRQVYDQSRSVGSFLHREGYAGEPIVVFMERHPKAIVAFYGVVYAGCYYVPIDEEMPRQRIELIFQNLKPRAVLCDEKTEKSIESFPFHGKIYSFEKLIREPADQQALKGIRDRQIDMDPVYIVFTSGSTGVPKGVVACHRAVIDYIDNLSGILRVSEDTVFGNQTPLYVDACLKELYPTLKFGATAYLIPKNLFLFPLKLVKFLNDHRINTICWVVSALTMISAFGALEKEVPRFLHTVAFGSEVFPIRQFQIWKEHLPKARFLNLYGPTEATGMSCYYEVDRDFSPEETIPIGQPFPNTEILLLDEHNQIPECGREGEICIRGTALALGYYGSFEKTEQSFVQNPLNRVYPERIYRTGDIGKYNGRGELVFVSRKDSQIKHMGHRIELGEIELAAANMEEIRSACVVFDQERKKIVLCYVGEATTAQVAQYLKGKLPRYMIPSRIRPLESMPLTPNGKIDRVLLKEKYATSRK, from the coding sequence ATGCAAAAAAATGTGATGGAATATCTGGAGCAGACTGTCCGTCGTGTTCCGGATAAAACGGCTTATGCAAATGAAACATATGGGATCACGTTTCGACAGGTCTATGACCAGTCCCGTTCCGTTGGATCCTTTCTTCACCGGGAAGGCTATGCCGGGGAACCCATTGTGGTGTTCATGGAACGGCATCCGAAAGCCATTGTTGCGTTTTACGGGGTGGTGTATGCGGGTTGCTATTATGTTCCCATTGATGAGGAGATGCCAAGGCAGAGGATTGAGCTGATCTTTCAGAATCTGAAACCCCGGGCGGTTCTCTGCGATGAAAAAACAGAAAAGAGCATAGAGAGCTTTCCGTTTCACGGGAAAATCTATTCGTTTGAGAAACTGATCCGGGAACCGGCGGATCAGCAGGCGCTGAAAGGAATCCGGGACCGGCAGATTGATATGGATCCTGTCTATATCGTATTTACCTCCGGTTCCACCGGGGTGCCCAAGGGCGTGGTGGCGTGCCACCGGGCAGTGATCGATTATATTGACAATCTGTCCGGGATTCTCCGGGTAAGCGAAGATACGGTGTTCGGCAATCAGACCCCGCTTTATGTGGATGCCTGCCTGAAGGAGCTGTACCCTACCCTGAAGTTCGGTGCTACGGCGTATCTGATCCCAAAGAACCTTTTTCTCTTTCCGCTGAAACTGGTGAAGTTCTTAAACGACCACCGGATCAATACCATATGCTGGGTGGTGTCTGCCCTGACCATGATTTCGGCTTTCGGAGCGCTGGAAAAGGAAGTTCCCCGGTTTCTGCATACCGTTGCCTTTGGAAGTGAGGTGTTTCCCATCCGGCAGTTTCAGATCTGGAAGGAACATCTGCCAAAGGCGCGCTTCCTGAATCTGTATGGCCCCACCGAAGCCACGGGAATGTCCTGCTACTATGAAGTGGACCGTGATTTTTCTCCGGAGGAGACCATTCCCATCGGGCAGCCGTTTCCGAACACGGAGATTCTGCTGCTGGATGAGCACAATCAAATACCGGAATGCGGCAGGGAAGGGGAAATCTGCATCCGGGGCACCGCCCTGGCGCTGGGGTATTACGGGAGCTTTGAGAAAACGGAACAGTCGTTTGTGCAGAATCCCCTGAACCGGGTATACCCGGAGCGGATCTACCGCACCGGGGACATCGGGAAATACAACGGGCGGGGAGAGCTGGTGTTTGTCTCCAGGAAGGACAGTCAGATCAAGCATATGGGGCATCGCATCGAGCTGGGGGAGATTGAGCTGGCTGCCGCCAATATGGAAGAGATCCGGAGTGCCTGTGTTGTTTTTGATCAGGAAAGAAAGAAAATTGTTCTCTGCTACGTGGGAGAGGCGACAACGGCACAGGTAGCGCAGTATTTGAAGGGAAAGCTTCCGCGGTATATGATCCCGAGCCGGATCCGGCCCCTGGAAAGCATGCCTCTGACACCCAACGGGAAAATCGACCGGGTCCTGCTGAAGGAAAAATATGCGACTTCCCGGAAATAA
- a CDS encoding acyl carrier protein, whose translation MDTIMEILKDLHPDVDFEACDTLVDDHILDSFDIVSIVADINDEFDVSIPVEEIIPENFNSAKALNALVERLMEEE comes from the coding sequence ATGGATACCATTATGGAGATTTTGAAGGATTTGCATCCGGATGTGGACTTTGAGGCATGTGATACCCTGGTGGACGATCATATCCTGGATTCTTTTGATATTGTGTCCATCGTGGCGGATATCAACGATGAATTTGATGTGTCCATTCCGGTGGAGGAGATCATTCCGGAGAATTTCAATTCGGCGAAGGCCTTAAACGCATTGGTGGAGCGTTTGATGGAGGAAGAATAA